A single genomic interval of Spirosoma linguale DSM 74 harbors:
- a CDS encoding rhodopsin (PFAM: rhodopsin~KEGG: vha:VIBHAR_02160 hypothetical protein), which translates to MEIADSFIPTAGVVGILPLVTYFFLVVATYTFLGTFIAALATRSATPAQPDQSLLLMLTAVTAAIAGFSYYQIQGYYHDMLAELVTVTDPENRQVLIRESYNAIGQYRFMDWAVTIPLLLIQAVRIRNTNVGTPARTLVTLVIASFFMILTGYIGHQQLAFDNEIMVGPKLIWGAISMLGYAFIGRILLGIWRQSAGQVQPDERRIYKLVVTSVAAFAVAYPIGYVLSLTSIDFNLIHILYTTTDLISKVGLGLAVYFTLTKTLQSKT; encoded by the coding sequence ATGGAAATAGCCGATTCGTTTATTCCAACGGCAGGTGTCGTTGGCATTCTCCCACTAGTCACTTACTTCTTTTTAGTGGTGGCTACCTATACTTTTCTGGGTACATTCATTGCCGCTCTGGCTACGCGGTCGGCTACGCCCGCCCAACCCGATCAGTCCTTACTACTCATGTTAACGGCCGTTACTGCGGCTATTGCGGGCTTCTCCTATTACCAGATTCAGGGGTATTACCACGACATGCTGGCCGAACTGGTAACGGTTACTGATCCCGAAAACCGGCAGGTACTCATTCGTGAATCGTACAATGCCATCGGTCAGTACCGCTTTATGGACTGGGCCGTAACGATTCCCCTGCTGCTAATTCAGGCGGTTAGAATACGAAATACGAATGTGGGCACTCCAGCCCGAACACTCGTTACCCTAGTAATAGCCAGCTTTTTTATGATTCTGACAGGCTACATCGGTCATCAACAACTCGCCTTTGACAACGAGATTATGGTCGGCCCCAAATTAATCTGGGGAGCTATTTCCATGCTTGGCTATGCCTTCATTGGGCGAATATTACTCGGGATTTGGAGACAGTCAGCCGGTCAGGTTCAACCCGACGAACGACGAATTTACAAACTGGTAGTAACTTCTGTAGCAGCTTTTGCCGTTGCCTACCCCATCGGCTACGTACTCTCGCTTACCTCTATTGACTTCAACCTTATTCATATTCTATATACCACCACTGATTTGATCAGTAAAGTCGGCTTGGGGCTGGCCGTGTATTTTACCCTCACCAAAACCCTTCAGAGTAAAACTTAA